GCATCATGCTGGCGGGGATTTCACGGGTGGATTGGCGGGCAGCTCCTCACTGTGGGTGGCTGTGTAGTGATGCCAGCCTCTGGCACATTGCTCACTGTGAGTTGGACGGTATCCGGAACACACTTTCATTCATGGGAGGTGGATTTGTTTCTCGAAAACTCGGAGTTTCAGCACGTAAATATTTCCAGGTGCGAGTACAGTGTTGCAAAGCGTGCTTGGGTTCGATAACAATTGTGAAATTGGGATGAGTGTTGGAAAGAAGTTTGCAGTATATTTTCTAGCAGAAAAATCTTACTTTTATAATTCGTTTGAAATAGCAACagctaaatatataaataactttgaatatttatttttaatggctgtgatattttgtaaataagcatataaactttaataaaactaacacgtcaaaaacattttttttccgaaaaccagcataatttatttgtagcAAGTTTTCAGGATTTCGAGTCTGTCAAGTCTTTGGTCATACTAATAGAGTTGTTCGAAGCAAAGAAAATAGACGCGCtgtttaaatgtgtttttgaaattataattgtgCAATAATCGAGCTACCAGCACTAAAttcaacatttaataaaacaagagCCTTGTCTTAAACGCCAATCGCATAGTTTTGTTGCAAACGCGTGGGAAATCTTGACCTGACCATCGGAAATCTTGGAGATATGGAAAATGGCGATGCGACTTCGCATTCGGATGCCCACATCGACTACAAAACCCCAAAGAAGACCCACTCGCTGATCGACAGTGAGCAGTTGCTGGACAAGATCAATATCCTCACCACCAAGCCGGAGAATCACTCCCAAAATGCCAAGGTAAGTGGAGAAAGTACTGAATTTGCGGGTACCACACGTGGGTGGTTTACAGTTAGCCCAAGGAAAATTTCAAATGCGCCAAAAAAGTGATAAATGTTAAAGGatcaaaaagattttaaactGATGgaaaatcaaggaaaaatgtttatttattgaacCAAAGTTAATACGAACTTTGCGTACTTTAGaaagtaatataaaataaatctgggcaaacaaaaacaaccacaGTATCTTACCCTTTGCTTCCCACTTTTCTTCCCTTTACATTACAATTTGCTGGTAATAAACAGGGTACAAACTATTTGCATTGAatccaaaccaaaataaatcaataatatatatgtatataataaaacacgaaaatataaataatttaaatgtatttcttcTTCTAAAAGGtgttaaattacaatttttcaatttgtacACATGAgtctattttttttcgcttatATGGTCAACTAACAGTTAGCAAATATACAGTGCACCAGACTTTTGAGATAATCACTAATTATAATGTTATACAATTGTAGAGCTGAGCTCTATTTAATGTTTCTtcgaagttttttttaaaaactgtacactatgtgcaaataaaattatgaatgttaaatttaaattatatattacttCTCCGGGtttattgtaaattaataagttaattcaatattattattaatgtttTGATTTCTCTTCATTTGAATAAGTTAATGGTATAATACAAAATTCCAGTGGCTTTACAATGACTATATCCTCATTTTCACAAGTTTCCTTTAATGATTTTTCGCCACTACAGATTCCCACGATCAAGGATTTCGTTATCATCAAGCCAATTAGTCGCGGCGCCTTCGGTAAGGTGTTCCTTGGCTACAAGAACAACGATGCGAAGCGGCTGTTCGCCATCAAGGTGATGCGCAAGTCGGAGATGATCAACAAGAATATGGTGTCCCAGGTGATCACCGAGCGAAACGCCCTGGCCCTGTCCCGCTCCCAGTTCTGTGTCAGTCTCTTCTACTCGCTGCAATCGCTGTCCTACGTCTACCTGGTGATGGAGTACATGGTGGGCGGGGATCTCAAGTCCCTGCTGGCCATGTTTGGGTATTTTGACGAGCCCACCTCCAGGTTCTACGTGGCCGAGATGGTGATGGCGCTGCAGTATCTGCATCAGCACGGAATCGTGCACAGGGACATCAAGCCGGACAACATGTTGCTCTCGGCCACAGGCCATGTGAAGCTCACGGACTTTGGACTGAGCAAGATCGATATGCGGCGAGACTTGGAGATCTCCGACCTTATAAACTGTTCGCCAAATTTGAATGCCCGCACGCCGGGCCAACTATTGTCGCTCACCTCGCATTTGTCCTTTGGCTCCGAGAAAAAGCTGCAGGACTTGGCTTACACCTCAAATGGCCAGGCCAACGGAGTGTGCCAGATGGCCACCGGCACTTCCCACCTGCTGCAGGCCATCAACAAGCACAGCCTAATCATGGAGCTCTCGGACAGCGAGGGCGACACCTCGCTCAACGATGCGGAGAAGACGAGCGACAGCAAGATCTCCGGGGTATCGCCATTTTTCTCCGCCGAGGAGGCCAATGAATCCATCACCCACACGTGCACCACCAACATCAATGTGGGTATAACTatcttttttttgtcaaaacaaGAATTATTAGATTGCAAATTTCATGTGGAACTTGAAGATGTTCTAACATGCACAACTTTTGATTTATCTAAGCAActaattccatttttaatagagcaacaacaaataatactatttaaaaacatttttaaagtttaagcttttcttaggatgatttttttttctttaaagcgAATTCGTAAGCGGTTTAGATAGATATAAACACAGTTTTGTTGTCACAATATCAAATCAAGCCAATCGAtttaatttcactttaaaGTATGTGCtaatttaaagtgttttacGGCACGGTCTCAAATTTGTAAGTTCTATTTTCTCAGCCCCAGGATAGCAGCTCTTCGTGCTCCTTCCACACTTGCAATTCGGCTGATCTGAGCAAGTGCTCGCCACCACTGGAGGCTTCCCGAAATGGTGCTACTGCAGCGGAGACGATTCCCAGCAAGCGACGCGTTGAATTCGCCTTGGACACGGTCAACTGCCAGGTAAGTGTGTGGCCCAGTTATGCCTGTATTCATTTGCATAAACTGTTGACTCTCTGAAAGGGCTGCAAGCTGGCCGAACAGGACAGCGGTAACATGGCCACCAATGGAGGCAAACACTTGCCAAAACTGGAAAATGCAAGCGAGGCTTCGTTTGAGTTTTCCATGGTGCGCAGGCGATCAGTCGACGAGGTGCGTTGGCATATGTGCATGAGTGTGTGGTTGTCTATTGTCCTGTTTTCGTTATAGTAGTCTTCCTTAAACTAACTTTGCTGCTAACAAATGGATTTGGGGCTTAAATATCATATTTATAAGTAATTTAATATCTTGCCTGATACCCTCTTCCCAGCGTAATCGCATCTCGAAGGGGCAGGAGGATTCGGGCGTGTCGAGTCGCAAGGGCGATGATTACTCCAGTTGCCATTTTAACCAGAACAGCGAGAGCAGCACGGCTTCGTCGATTGAGAAGAATGCGGAAAACCTGAGTCAGTCCAAGGAGGACTATAGCTGCTCGGACTACTCGCGCAGCTACAACATGACCAATGGCAACGAGATGAGTGGTATCCACATGAACTCACCCTTCCGCAATCTGTCCAAGCACTTCAAGCGCCCCGACTTCCTGCGCGGCATGAAGCGGAAGATCAACCTGGTCAACCGCTCGGACAACATGTCCAGCATGGAGGCCGACGGCTCCAGTTCGGGCAACGGCAGCGCTAACACCGGACTGACCCAGGAGATCGAGATCCTCAACATTGGCAGTAGCACGCCGAAGAAGCGCAAGGCCCGCTCCTCGCCGATCCGGGGAGTGCTCAAGGTGCGCTCTCTGTCCGACGACGAGCTGCCCATGAACCATCTGCTGGGACCGGAGGCGAACGTGGCCAATGTGGTCTTCTCTACGCCCGTCTCTTCGCAGAAGATGCCACGTCGCGATGGCGGCCTGCTGGGCAAGCTGAAGGCCACCCGGTTCGCTCTGCCCCTGTCCATTGAGAACAAGAAAAGGGAACACGCTGCCGCCGATAAGATGTCGGGGGTGCAGTACCACCTGAAGCTGTCCGACGATCCCACGATGTCGCCCATCAACCACGGGGCCGGCGTCCTGCCAAAGACGCCCAAGAACGCGAACATCAACACACCGTTTCGCACACCGAAGTCGGTGCGGCGAGGGGCTCGCGTGTCCAACGAACGCATTTTGGGCACGCCCGACTATCTGGCACCGGAGCTGCTGCTGAAGCAGGGACACGGTCCCGCCGTCGACTGGTGGGCTTTGGGAGTCTGCTTCTATGAGTTCATGACCGGCATTCCGCCGTTCAACGACGAGACGCCTCAGAAAGTATTTGACAACATTCTGAACAAAAGTGAGTCTTATATAGCTTGTTGTCTTacaactaatttatttattgctttattcCCAAATGCCTTGCAGACATCGAATGGCCCGAAGGCGATGAGGCGTTATCCGTCGATTCAATGGAAGCTGTGGAACTGCTCCTTACCATGGATCCGAACGAGCGACCGGCCGCCAAGGAGGTGCAACAGATGCGACACTTTAGCTGCATCGATTGGGAGAATATCGGCAGCACGGAGCCGCCGTTTGTGCCCACACCAGACAATCCCACGGACACGGGTTACTTTGAAGCGCGCAACAACCTTCAGCACCTGCAGCTGTCCAACTTTGCCTTGGAAGACTGACTGCCCCATCGGAGCCCGGCTGCCTCCGTTTTAGCTCGTTCGTCGCGAGCACTGTCCTATCGTTATTTATATTCTCATATAGCAATACCTAAGAGTAGACCTTTAATGTCCTTTTGTTATCGTTCGTCTAGCCctacttatttatattttgtttaaagttcaCTCAATTGTATCATTAAATTCCTTGTACATTCATTCATTCGATTGTTGCTGTCTGGATGGTCGATTATCCTGATCAGCGTTAAAATTATGTAATATCGGTAATGATTTCGAGTTTGTTATTGTAACTACGCTTAAACAAAAAGCTTCACGTATGCACCTTCGAGATATGTCCAATAAAGTTGTAGCTTAAAAAATGAAGTTGGATTTCGAATACATAAAATCCCGctattatttacaatttatactttcttgcaattttacaaattgcacaaaatTCATCACTTTATTTACCCTTAACCTAGTTAGATGATATATAACACCTGGAAAATAACACAACTGGCTGTAAAGATTTTTAGAATCGTTTGCTTGGTCGGTAAGCTATGTTGCGATCAGTTTGAAGTCACAGTCCCAGATCTCTGGAATGGTCGTCAGATAGCTTTGCTCGTAGAAGATGCTGATCAACCGACAGACCATGTGTGGAACGGCCTGGATGTCGGGAAAGGTGCTTTCCTTGAGCAGGCTTACGGCCCGAACGATCAGGGGCTTGATATCGGTGAACTTCTTGTTGGCCAGCAGCATGGAGAGCTCGCGGATTGCGCTTTCGTACTCCTCTGACGGTATACGGAGATCCCGATTGGCCGGGAACAGTGAGAAGATGACGCAGGCCAAGCAACGTGTTAATACTTTACGTCTGAAAAAATGTATGGGAAAAAGTATTGCATTTTCCAGTTATCCGCATTTCAAATATCTAAAAAGTTTCTGTCTGTAGAACCATGTGGTCAGTATGACATATATATGAGAGCTATACGATAGTCAACCGATTTTGAAAGAACCTCAATtgtttatattcaaataaaagaaGGCCAAAATTAGACAGTTGTCAGCTATGCGCTGTTTTTGAACTAcgtacacataaaaaaaaggattgtTATAGTTTTAAGTCTCTAGAAGGACATTACTATATTAACTTATCTAGTCATACTGATCTctcactgcgttacaaaccTGTGAACAATCTTATATTACCCTCAGCATGGGTATAAacgcaataaatatttaaataacttaccTGTTTGTTATCACCTCCGACTTAAGACCAATCGCACCCAGCAACCCATCGCCCCACCCCTCGGCTTTTGTTGATGCAATCTGCAGGTGCCTGGCCAGCATGTGGAGTGGTTTTTTCACCAGCTGGTTGCTCGGCAGTATCTGGCAGCCACGGGCAATAATCACGCCCCAGACGAGAGCCATTCGTGGCTCAGTCAGTGGACTTGTCTTCAGATTCTCCAGCAGCTGGCTGAGATCCTGCACAAAGGTCACCTTGTCCCCGTCCATGGCGATCTCCTCCATCTTGTAGACCACGAAAACGTGCAGCGAAAATAGGTAGGCACCCTGCATGATCGGCATAAGGTCCAATTTGGGCA
This genomic window from Drosophila gunungcola strain Sukarami chromosome 3R, Dgunungcola_SK_2, whole genome shotgun sequence contains:
- the LOC128252664 gene encoding serine/threonine-protein kinase greatwall isoform X2, which produces MENGDATSHSDAHIDYKTPKKTHSLIDSEQLLDKINILTTKPENHSQNAKIPTIKDFVIIKPISRGAFGKVFLGYKNNDAKRLFAIKVMRKSEMINKNMVSQVITERNALALSRSQFCVSLFYSLQSLSYVYLVMEYMVGGDLKSLLAMFGYFDEPTSRFYVAEMVMALQYLHQHGIVHRDIKPDNMLLSATGHVKLTDFGLSKIDMRRDLEISDLINCSPNLNARTPGQLLSLTSHLSFGSEKKLQDLAYTSNGQANGVCQMATGTSHLLQAINKHSLIMELSDSEGDTSLNDAEKTSDSKISGVSPFFSAEEANESITHTCTTNINPQDSSSSCSFHTCNSADLSKCSPPLEASRNGATAAETIPSKRRVEFALDTVNCQRNRISKGQEDSGVSSRKGDDYSSCHFNQNSESSTASSIEKNAENLSQSKEDYSCSDYSRSYNMTNGNEMSGIHMNSPFRNLSKHFKRPDFLRGMKRKINLVNRSDNMSSMEADGSSSGNGSANTGLTQEIEILNIGSSTPKKRKARSSPIRGVLKVRSLSDDELPMNHLLGPEANVANVVFSTPVSSQKMPRRDGGLLGKLKATRFALPLSIENKKREHAAADKMSGVQYHLKLSDDPTMSPINHGAGVLPKTPKNANINTPFRTPKSVRRGARVSNERILGTPDYLAPELLLKQGHGPAVDWWALGVCFYEFMTGIPPFNDETPQKVFDNILNKNIEWPEGDEALSVDSMEAVELLLTMDPNERPAAKEVQQMRHFSCIDWENIGSTEPPFVPTPDNPTDTGYFEARNNLQHLQLSNFALED
- the LOC128252664 gene encoding serine/threonine-protein kinase greatwall isoform X1, with product MENGDATSHSDAHIDYKTPKKTHSLIDSEQLLDKINILTTKPENHSQNAKIPTIKDFVIIKPISRGAFGKVFLGYKNNDAKRLFAIKVMRKSEMINKNMVSQVITERNALALSRSQFCVSLFYSLQSLSYVYLVMEYMVGGDLKSLLAMFGYFDEPTSRFYVAEMVMALQYLHQHGIVHRDIKPDNMLLSATGHVKLTDFGLSKIDMRRDLEISDLINCSPNLNARTPGQLLSLTSHLSFGSEKKLQDLAYTSNGQANGVCQMATGTSHLLQAINKHSLIMELSDSEGDTSLNDAEKTSDSKISGVSPFFSAEEANESITHTCTTNINPQDSSSSCSFHTCNSADLSKCSPPLEASRNGATAAETIPSKRRVEFALDTVNCQGCKLAEQDSGNMATNGGKHLPKLENASEASFEFSMVRRRSVDERNRISKGQEDSGVSSRKGDDYSSCHFNQNSESSTASSIEKNAENLSQSKEDYSCSDYSRSYNMTNGNEMSGIHMNSPFRNLSKHFKRPDFLRGMKRKINLVNRSDNMSSMEADGSSSGNGSANTGLTQEIEILNIGSSTPKKRKARSSPIRGVLKVRSLSDDELPMNHLLGPEANVANVVFSTPVSSQKMPRRDGGLLGKLKATRFALPLSIENKKREHAAADKMSGVQYHLKLSDDPTMSPINHGAGVLPKTPKNANINTPFRTPKSVRRGARVSNERILGTPDYLAPELLLKQGHGPAVDWWALGVCFYEFMTGIPPFNDETPQKVFDNILNKNIEWPEGDEALSVDSMEAVELLLTMDPNERPAAKEVQQMRHFSCIDWENIGSTEPPFVPTPDNPTDTGYFEARNNLQHLQLSNFALED